The following nucleotide sequence is from Bactrocera oleae isolate idBacOlea1 chromosome 2, idBacOlea1, whole genome shotgun sequence.
CTTGacgcttaaatattattatttcaaactGAATGCTTACCGATGGAAGTTTGTGAATAATCGTCGCTCTGACTTTTGTATAAAGTTTTCTATTCTTGTCTGCAATCCAAACCATTTAAATTCGCATGTTACCAATTTGTAGCAAGTCATCACTGGATCGACGTTTTTCTTCCAATTTGGACCCACCAGCGGGCCACGACCAGTTTTCTCTGATTTAAATCTGTAAAAGATTAAATGAATTGAATGAATTTCAGAACAAgaaaagtttataattttttactaatcCTCATAATTTTTAgcctattgcatagcttctatcgcgggTTTTGAGCGTGGAGACTGATTCAAGAAATACCAATATTCGGAatcataatatttgtaaaattattattatttcagtaaATAGCTAGCCTACCTTTTGGAAATATCTCGTTTGACTTGTTCAATagaattgaaattaggtatttcattcggattatcaatggtaataaatttccacttatcttggctggcgattgcaacatcaacttcgctcaTAAACTCAGAGCgattgacaacttttctttcaaaaataatgaatttgaaaatgaataatgatccacaagaatccacttcaaaatatgggaccaccattgacgcggtattttccagatatttagaaaatatcaagtctcaaacttatggttcttatttcagttaccataaacctatagtttaattataaaaattaccgaataacctattttaaacaatattaacttctcatttatacaataaaagaaaaaggtttgtTTTCTTATTGATCATCACGCTTAAAAAGTGACACATGATTTAATATCAAAGTAAAAACTTgaattagtatcaaaaaaaaaaactacataaaaaaaataaataatgataattgcataagttgataaaaaaactGCTATGCAATAAATAGCTTTTCCGCGGCAGTCCCtgagtgccacacgtacttttttcaatatggGAATGAAGTAGCATAATTTGATACTAATATTATAGAAATGTGCAAAATAAACAGAAATTATCAGTAGCATTGAATAATTTAgaataaatgttaaaaagcATAATAGTTTGAATTTTGAATCCACAATACTCCTCTATCCTAAAAATATACTTCAACTCCAACCAAATTGCATTTACTCGTCTTAAAGTTTGAGAATGTACTTACTTTGTTGGATCCTCGGTAGGTTTGTAATCGGCAGGCAAGACGGTATCATTCGCAATGTCGATGTGAACAACTTCGCGTGTTTTAAGTTTCTCAGGTGGCAGTTCATGCACCTAATTATAGGCAAcacaaaagtttaaattaatattgtatatgtatgcatgattATATGTTTACTGAAAATGCTAATTTTTCAAGGCAAATAGAAGTGCAAAAGATTTCTGGTCAAGTTCCATCATGCAAGatttcatatttcaattttatttagaaaacaatGGCAAACTCGCACTGATAAGCAGTTGTATGgtttgaaataaaatgtatattaaaaagtaatgCGTATAATTAGTTTATCTCTCTTTTCCAAACCAaatctatgtatatgtagtacATAGTTATATAAGATGCTCAGTTGACATAAATgagaataatattattaataatgttgaattatatatacagacataaacTAAACATGTATTTTACTTCTATTAGTgcaatgatataaaaaaatatggattagtaaaaagttttttattttagaaaaaaggaagcaataataattattttaattactttcaatatttttaatcaattttcaattatttatacaGTTCTTAAAACCCTtatcaaacaaaatattgaataaatgttTGCAAATGCACCGTCGGAACAGCAAGTCTGGACGGTTAGGGAAAATTTTTGATGTTTAAGCTCAACATGTGCCGAAAACCGATTATTAgcaacattaatttaatttaaaaatccgAGCTTTTATGCCGGACGAAATCGAAAAGActctaaaataaaagaatattgtaaaaagcgaatatatttacaaaaaaatttaaattgggtCGGACATGCATGGTACTAGATTTAAATagtaatagtaaaaaaaagtcTACCAGGAAACAGtcgatattttaaaacttaaaaagtgCGGGGATCATCTATATAGCAGCTACCAAAAATGTGTGATGCTTACTAATATGGTATatactacatgcatacatacatatgtgcacgtATGGTATGTAAAGCAAATACCACTCACATTATTTTGATCTCCAATGTCCCCGACATGAAGCGATTCAATGCAAATTACGAAATTCTCTTTCATATAACCGGGATTCTGCATTCATTATCGTAGATGCacataaaagtatttatttacaacatatatacaaacatatgcatgtGCGGTTGGGTTGTATTGTTGGATTTGCATTTCGttcgttttatttttaagcattCAAAGTGTCGATTgccattttatatttcaataacattttaaatttgattgttaGAGATGCACACAAAACAAACGAGCAGTCACAGTTGTTTGcagacagacacacacacacaatcataACAACACACACCGTTAGCATTCAACAGGCAATTATTCATAAAGCATTCAGCATTTTCAGTTGAatcgtttaaatttatttttattgaattttattttatatccacATTTATTGTTGTCGTTATTTTGAATTGGCAATTCATCGATTGTTGATTGTTAATATGATACCATCAAACACAACGGCGCAACAGAGTATGTGCAACCGATGGCGCGATGTTGGGTGTCGGACCAGCAGCATCAGCGATTATTATGCGTTTATGTTagcgttttgttgtttttgttagttgTGTTAACGACGAGTTTAAAAACCAAACACCATACATATATCCCACACCAACACCAGCGCaatttaaaattgcaattttatgcGTTACAAAACGAGAGTAAGCGACATTTATTAATTCACCATCACCAAATGACCAATTAATCAGTCACATGACCCCAACATTTTGTCGTATTTGTTAGCGTAATTAAACATTTCACATAAAACGTATATATTAAACACACCATACGCCGCATGAGTGTTGCAGGAAAAGAGAGAGAAAAGGGAAACGCATTAGTTAGTTCAAGTCAGGAGGAAAACTTACATTTGGTATATTGCCCGCATCATCTCGCACGTGCATCGAATCTATGGTAATTCTAAAACCATCTTTCATAAATTTGGGATTCTAAAGTAGATTTGCAAAGGAATTAGGTTATGTTTTAAAcaaagataataaaataaaaacttatattaagagaatataataaaaaaatatctgtctTAATCGTATtgtaaataatgcattaaaaaaaaattaattaacattaaaattattttttttttgtaatcccaaatatgggattaaaaaaagtttaatcccAAGtaccgaaataaaaatttaaatagtaatagTAAACCCAACtgccggattgaaaaataaaaatgaaaaattatatagatatagGTTTACAATATATAGgttaacaatttatatatatatatatagatttgaggtttacaaaaaaaaattgtttcaaaactaaaatttttttgcgtttgcgtatttaattcgatttaaaaaaattcaattttcaatttttaattacaaacgtattgaattaaatattttgactttaatCCCCAATATCGggattaaaatttgaatttgaaaatatgcAACCCTGGTATTAGTATAGAAAGTAGTTTATATCGAGTATGAAGATTTTACAATAGAATATAATTCTGAAATAGACAttatatagggtgatccatttcgaggtttcctacttttttaaagaaaaaggcatagaaaattcaaatttaatggagaatgtttattatcattcgaaagaacactttttggcatttatttctTGAAGATTATCTTtatcaaatgttggccgcggctacgtttCAGATGGTACATCCATTGAGTTCAATTgaaatgacacgcgtgatgttttgttCCAAAGCCGGAACCGAAACGGGATTGTCCACATAGTCTTTAGATTTTACATATCGCCAcaagaaaaagtctaacggtgtgatatcacacaatCTTGGTGGTCAATCGTAGGCCCAAAACaatcaataaatccattgattgatgtaATGTGTGGGAAGTGATGCCGTCttcttcaatttcaggcatcaaagaGTCGGTTaacatggcgcgataacggtcgccattgacggttacgtccTTGCCGGcgtcatttttgaagaaatatggaccgatgatcaCAAACCACACCataccgttgttttttctggatggaACGGCAGCTCTTGAGTCTCTTCAGGTTTCTCTTCGTcacaaatgcggcaattttgcttgtttacatacccatttagccagaaatgggcctcatcgttgaacaaaatttggctcgaaaacgtcgaaacttcttggaacttttcaagaacccataGAGCGAAGCATATCGCTTGGGAaagtcgagcggcttcagtcttgcataagctgtattttgtacgttttcaatttaagatctcgacgtaaaatgcacCAAGTCATTCCATACCTCAGTCCgtgttgctgcgaacggcgtcGAATcaactctccacggtcttcgtgtacactctcagctacggccgccatattttcttcactgcgttcTGGACGTGGTcaattcggtcgaatattatccaataatgaatgctgagtTTCTAGATGGGTGATGGCGTTGCGGATAaaacgctcagtaggccgattatgttgagcGGAGCGcgcgtaataaagttgaacgatttgcaAACATTGTTTAAACATAAGtcttccatgatgaaatgccaaataatactgtacaaaaataatatggCAGCTTGACACGAGTCATGCGTAATCtgttaaaattagattttaaatcCCAACATTTGATttctaatttacaatttttaatccaagatgtttgggattTGCGTTTgcgtttaatttaaaacgtttttattaaaaaactcacaaatttttaatttaatttaatttaatacgcAAACGCGTAAAAAGGGAAattcgaaaacatttttttttattataagtttgagattaaattttttaatccgaTATTTTAATACCCAAAAAAAcggattttctttcttttttaatccggtatttcggatgaaataatttaaaatattttttttaataatattttcgagattcctaaataaaaaaataataattcaaatgctaattcatttattttttaatacattatttgcaaccctgctcAAAACATGTATAAGCTTAATTACAATTAAACTTTTCAAGGCGTTtatattaaaagatatttaCAAGTTAGAAAAATCAGGTAAAATAACCATTAGCGACCGCAAAACCATGAGcgttaaaaatcttttaaataaactaataaaacttAGTACAAATAGCATGATAATATGTGACAACTCTCacttaaaaatattcgaaatcgAATTATATACAGTTTCTACCCCTCAGATTCTGAATATGGGAATACCTGTACCTATTGCTGACTTTGCAAAGAAAATAGGTCAATTTGCGAAACATCTTCGGAAATTATGTAAACACCTTTCCTGAAACTAACGTTGTGTAGTAATAAAATGGGTAACATTGCGTGAAGATATAACAACTAAAATTTGGTGAAGAAAATGAGAGAAATCGGTTCAGTACTTCCTCTAGACCCTAAATACCTAATGTACCATGTAATACCAAATATAATTGTAGTCGTCTAATAACAACTgttgagttttaaaaaaaagtcttggTGACACCCCGAAATATTTCCACGCCTTTGCTTCCTAacaattgcgagagtatataatATTCAGCTACATCTAAATTTAGCTTCCTTACATATCTTTCTTCTACTTATTAGTTACGACGTTAGACGTCTGATACTCGGTAAAACTTATAAGCACGTATTAACAGTCATAGCTGTTTTTGCATTAGTCAGCATTtgcatacatttaaattaactaGACTTGCGAGAATTTTTATCCCGATGGCGGTgttaacacatatgtacataccgtTATGACCGTTCGACAATACGGATAGGCATTCCATGCCTCTTCATGTATTTCTAAGGAACCCTTCGGTGCCAATAGTCTTATAAATGCTGGAACTTTTGATGCCAAATGATAGATCTTATATGTATACTGACCGGCATTGTATTTACCACCTGCAAGGcattaattaaaacattaaacGGCAGTAAATACATGCTACATGATTCTACGTATGTGCTATGCTGTAATTGGCGCATTCGGCGCACAAAATGTGTACATACCCAATAGGGGATAATTATCGAATGGTTCGTTTTTTAACACTTCAATGCCTTCGCCACCACCAGTCTCATTCTTCGATGCCTCAGCAACTGAATAAAGTTGTGCGACTTGATACTGAAAAGATAAAcgtataatttaaaaaagtatgtaAAGGAATTAATGAACAAACAATGTAatggaatttattaaaaaggTTAACGTTCTCGTCGCTTTGGGTAATTGTTTTTACGGCATGAAGAAAGTTCACGTAGACAAAAGCGACACAGTTTTTTATACAGTCTCAATTATGTGGAGAATTTTTTATGCTGATTTAGCAACCATACTTggaggaaaaaaaattatctacatAGTATCGTCACCTAAAATCTAGAATAACGTAACATTACttttataaataacaataaaaaacgttaacttcggttgcaccgaagctatagtacccttcacagatacaaaggttccttacaacaacttgattccgatctaatttcgtcaagataccgcatcaaataaaaaagttttccatacaagcacagcgatcgttcagttaatatggtagccaTATGCTGTCGTcctccgatctatacaatttcttcggatattgcattattgccttataatccatgccaaatttctagaagatacctcgtcaaataaaaaagtttcccatgcaagcacttgattccgatctttcagtttgtatgctatcgatagcttaaaaactgagggaccctgttcagggtataaaaaaacaatagatAGAAGCGGGTCTACGTAAGCGCACCGTACCCGAATTTATATTCGGCCAAGGACAatacagattttatttgagaaaCGTGTTCTGCCACCAACAGACGCCGAATGTTTTGACAGAATGCATTAGAAAGTGGTATTACTGTTACATCGATAAACCTTGCCTTTGTGACTGTTGTACTAAGCGCCCCTTAGTAAGAAACTATGCGGGATGTCGGACATCGTCAGTGTATTTTATGAAGTCATCCTATGTGCTACTGAGAAACAGTTTTACCTCAATAAAATATCTGCTCTGGgacatttaaaaaaagtaaaactctTCGCTTATTTTATGGCTTAAATGGTTTTAAAAGACAATTGAGCGGCATTTGTTACTCCTCGTAATGCGATGCTTAGGCACGCCTGCAGCCCGAACCCTGGGTGTTTTTTAgatgtgtggttttcaatgaggcaacaCTTTTTTCGGAGTTTTTGACAGCTGTTGCTGAGTCGATAATTCGAGTAACTATGGATCGATTTTGTACCACGTTTACTCTACTGGATAATGTGCATCCTCAGTGACGCCGTTCAATGCGCACCAAAGATGCTATTGCTGCTGCGGAGCAGAGTAGCGAAGAAGACCTGAATGAGTCCATTCGCCATCGCGCACAAGAATTGGAGCTGTGCTCATTCACTTCAGGGAAGATTTTGCGGAAGGATCATAGTTTGCGGGCTTTCAAAAaccaactcgtgcaagaattcAAGCCGAACGATCCTCAAGCGCGTCGCACGTTCGGTAAATGGGCCCAAAACGAGATGACCACCGAtctcgattttcacaagaatgttttgttcagcgatgaagctcacttctggttgaatgggtacgttaataaacaattttgtcACATTTGGAGTAATGATAATTCACAAGCTATTGTTGAGACggcgttacatcctcaaaaagtcactgtttgatATACTCCATGGGCAAAGGGactcattggtccatatttcttcaaaaattaagccGGCCATAATATTACAGTAAATGGGAACCGCTATAGAGCCACgattaataactttttcgtgcctgaattggagATAATAGACGGTGATACATGTCATACAACCAAGGaattaatcaatttattgaagaaaatttttggtaagcgcattatctcgcgttgTGGGTTCGAAACGATTGATGTCTAGAGAATATTCGGCGCATACTTTAGTTTCCTAAACTCAATTTACTTAGTATAAGATTTCATATCTAACGATAATTTGGTCCAGTcgggaaaataatatattttgttggtAATTTTGAACGGCGCGAGCGTAGGAGATTGTCTGCCGAAGGGCGAAGGTATGAAGACTTTCAAGATACTCGAAGTGCtcgcataaatattttcgtcGTTCAGCCATCATAAGAAAGATATCTAGCAATAGCGAGATTATCTTgggtaattttttttcgaaatgtgtTATTAACAAGACATTAGCCAACAAAGAACGTAcgacttaaattttttagtgaattatatattttgctcgATATTTCAACCTGCAACCCACAGTCTTTGTATCAAACCAATCTTATTAAGGCTGCTCTAAATCTGATCTAGATAGTTTCCAGCGCTTAAAACCAGTTGTTGGGGCTATACAgccaagaaaaaattatatgcaaactaAATACCGCTCATTGaagaatttcaaattaatttcataCGCTCGTTGTCGATCACAGCATTGACGCCACACTGGCTCATTAGTTCATTTActttcatatgtatttattttagtaaaaaactaCGTTATCAGCGCGCTGCAAATGACAGCAAAAATCAGCAGAAGGTAGATAAGGAGGAtaatgtaaaaacaacaacggatattaaaattcagaaagaataaaacgaaaaaagtaGCTGAGAATTAACGATTGATTTTGAATAAACTGTTAGTCGTTGCCTGCGTCACAAATTGTACTTCCTTTTttccgtatatgtatgtatgtgtgtgtcgtCATTGGGGCTGTGTGCGTTATTGCTACCAGTTTACTCACCTCTTCCACAGTTAATGGCAAGGTAACGCGGCTGCAATAAAAAGatagagcagattagtaaaacaTATAAGTGttggtatgtgtatatatatatatatatttgcaaacatttaaatagttaagtgtatctacatatgtacataaataatgttgcgaaaaaatatttcttaaaaaactgTTAATTCGCATAGATTCCTGACACGGATACTTGCGCACTTAATTGGGCACCTTTACTGATTGAACTAGTTTAAATGCTCCTGAACGCCTAAAGTATCTTCAgtgaaagtgaaattattaatttaagttttcaattagttttaattagTACATAAAATAGATCAATTAAAAAGAGTTCCGGGCGTAGACCTCGATGGGTGAATAATGGTCAACATTGTAATCCCTTAACGAAATTAATCCGCTATTATCACGGTTCTTTCAAGCTGGCAATCAAAGTAGGCATCTACCAAAAAAGGTCGAAGGAACCTTCCTAAAATTAGTCCTgtactcaaaaatattatgaCGGGACTGAAAGCTTTCCCTTTTAACAACTGCTCTGATGCAATCAAAAGTAATGTGCGCAGAAAAGAAAGTTTGCACTGAAAACAGGATTCAAAAACGGATCCAATATGTACACCAAAGACACAACAAAGTTTTTTATGGTGGATTTAGAGCTAGCTCTAATAAATATACTCCATAACTCTTTACGGAACGAAAAACCCGGCAATAgctattttgcttaaaaaattaatcccGAAAGTCTTCATTTTCTTTATTGGCGAAACAGATTTAGGTCTCAGTGAATTTTAGGGGcgggatacaaacaaccgttaggtgaacaaaactattatactctgtggcaacacTCTATCCATATTTTGTTGGAGAAGCAACCTTAGGTAACACTTGACACACAGAAAGTAGAAATGACGataagtttgacgcgattgtcacggaaatttagaagaaaaggtattaattaaaaaaaaaaaactaataaaaataaaaaatagaaatattttattcaatctGCTATTTGCACGTCAAACATCTATCAGCTGAACTTTTGAACAGTTTTTATTGCTCTCCTGCGGTTGCACGCAAAATTCTGTGATAGAAACAATTACTTTAATTTGTTTCTTATCAACTTGTTGTCGTCTTTAATTACACCTTttcgcgtgtatatatgtatgtatgtgtttgaatgtctgtatgtatgtgctttcaCTGTTGCGTATGTACGCAATAGGCAATGTACATTGTTTTTACTGTTTCAATTAACTTTATCAAGAAGCAGCATAAGCACATACGAaatgaaaattctaaaacaGTTACAGAAACCAACGAAACAATAAAACTTTTACCACTACAGCTACAAATAAGTGTTAACGGCAACGAAAGAAGAAGCAGTGAAAGTTGTATAGCTGATACATGATACATGATGTACATATGTCGAAAAATaatagttcaaagtctaaataaaataatttgaatttaacaAGAGTCACACTTTACACTTTTATAACTTCGACGACATCGATTTCCACCGGAAAAACAACAACCGTGATTTCGTATTTGTAAGGAAATTTCTACGTCTTCGAGTCGTATTTGTCGCGGTTTTGCTCAgctaaaatattacatttaaacTTTAAAGATGTCAAATGAAATAATCATCTGAATCAAACTTAAAAACGGATCAATAAAACATcatgtcgaaaaaaaaattatcataaattagCAAAAAGAAATCTCTATTCTTTCTACTACTACAAAAAGTGTTATAAACCTCACATTCTTAATGTAGAGTCGAATAAATTTCAATCAATAGAATTTTTTATCAgcctgaaataaaaatttaattatttttactaaattgtTCCAAAAATGTTTTCCCAAAACATTTTATATCTCCAACGACCCTTCGTAAAggtcatttaaaactttttttttgtttgaaaagcttattaaaataatttgataaaGATAGATAAAGATTAGAAATGTTATTTTGCAGTTCTTGTTTCTAAAAATCGTTGTATACCACAATCTATGTGCAACAAATGACTGCGGATTTGTAACTCTTTCAACTGAAATTTCATAGCGAACGGCGAAAAGTCAAACGATCGAGTCGATTTCGCTTGTTCAGCCTTGATTcttgcttttgaaaatttttcagtgaaatttaagtttttgcagttcatacaaaaaattcaatCCATTTTATATGCTTCAAAACTAGGATATGAACAATAAAACTAGCCGAATAATTTTTGGGAGTGTATTTAGTTCCCTTGTCCTCGGATATAAATAATCTTCTTCTCGTAACCAGATAATTTCTTAAAATGTATGCAGGACCTTCCCCTCAATAGGCTTGATGTGTATATCTCACAAAGTGTTAAAGACAAactgaatacaattttttgccaTCTATTGataccacgcctattttccatacaaaaattatgtTCAAAACGACTAAAAGTTCGATAACTATCTAACGAAAAACATCAgaagcatttaatttaataaggaTAACACAGCAGATTAGCATGATTAGATTAGCATAATTACAGTGAGGAGTTAGGCGAATTTGCGCTATAATCACGCCTAATTCTAATGTAATACAATATACAATTCACCAGACCTTTTCATTTACAACAGATAAATGAACCAACAATGTAGATAACGGATTAAAATAGTGCATTTTAAGTGTGATACCTCTGATATAAAAATGGTCGAAATAAGACTATAACTTTCTAAGACCCCCAGATACAGTAATTGATAACCTCGGCTAACTTTattccgaaaatatcggtagattaataacatataaaatGAAGTGGGTATTCGT
It contains:
- the vib gene encoding phosphatidylinositol transfer protein alpha isoform isoform X1, translated to MLIKEYRVTLPLTVEEYQVAQLYSVAEASKNETGGGEGIEVLKNEPFDNYPLLGGKYNAGQYTYKIYHLASKVPAFIRLLAPKGSLEIHEEAWNAYPYCRTVITNPKFMKDGFRITIDSMHVRDDAGNIPNVHELPPEKLKTREVVHIDIANDTVLPADYKPTEDPTKFKSEKTGRGPLVGPNWKKNVDPVMTCYKLVTCEFKWFGLQTRIENFIQKSERRLFTNFHRQVFCWMDRWHGLTMEDIRAIEEKVKEELDRQRQVGEVRGMRADSD
- the vib gene encoding phosphatidylinositol transfer protein alpha isoform isoform X2 gives rise to the protein MLIKEYRVTLPLTVEEYQVAQLYSVAEASKNETGGGEGIEVLKNEPFDNYPLLGGKYNAGQYTYKIYHLASKVPAFIRLLAPKGSLEIHEEAWNAYPYCRTVITNPGYMKENFVICIESLHVGDIGDQNNVHELPPEKLKTREVVHIDIANDTVLPADYKPTEDPTKFKSEKTGRGPLVGPNWKKNVDPVMTCYKLVTCEFKWFGLQTRIENFIQKSERRLFTNFHRQVFCWMDRWHGLTMEDIRAIEEKVKEELDRQRQVGEVRGMRADSD